The Solirubrobacter pauli sequence AGAGCGCGTAGGCGATGCCGGCGGCCCCGTAGTTGACGGAGCTGGTCGGCGCGACCGGCAGTCCGGTCGGGAAGAACGGGCCGTCGGGGCCGACGCGCGCGAGCACGGCGTCCACCAGCGCGTGCGCGTGCCCGAGCTCGACCGGACGAGCCACGGCCGGGTGCGCCGTGCGGACCACCCCGTCCAGCGCTCGCGCCAGCGCCGCCACGTCGGGCAGCCGGTCCTCCGGCCGCTTGGCGAGGCAGGTGGCGAGCACCGCCTCCAGCTCCGGCCAGGGCGCGACACCCGCCGCCGTGAACGGCTGCGGTGGGTCCTCGGCGATCTGGCGCAGCAGCTCGCCCTGCTCAAGGGCGAACTCGTGCGGGTGCGCACCGGTGGCGAGCACATACAGGAGGGTCGCGAGCGCGTGCTGCTCGCCGGCGAAGCTCGACGGCGGCGCATGCTGCCCGCCCCGGACCGCCGAGGCGTACTCGGGCTCGAAGTAGAACGGGATGCCGGCACGCGGCGCGAGCGCGAGCAGCGGGTCCGCGCTGTCCGGAAGCCGCGCGACGCCGAAGTCGAGCAGACGCACGGCGCCGTCCGGCCCGACCAGCAGGTTGTCCGGATGCACGTCCGAGTGCAGGGCGCCGCGCGCGTGCAAGCGCACGTACGCGTCCGTGATCGCGCAGCACAGCCCCGCCAGCTCCGCGCGCGCGTCCTCGCGCCGCAGCTCGTCCGCCGCGACCCGCGCGGGCACCCCGACGATCCACTCGAGCACCAGGTACGGGCGCCCGCCCTCCTCCCCCGCCGCGAGCAGGCGCGGCGCGGGGTCGCCGGCGAGGTGCTCGAGCAGCGCCGCCTCGCGCGCGGCGAGCCGGGCGACGTGCGGGCGGCCGGCGGCGACGAACAGCTTCAGCGCCGCGACGGTGCCGTCGTCGCCGCGCACCTGGTGCAACTCGGTGTCCTCGAGCACCTGGATCGGGGCGACGACCTCCCACCCGGCGAACCGGTCGCCGGGCATGAGGCTGAGGCCGATCGCCGCCTCGCGGCCCGAGTCGGCGGCGACGAGCACGCCGGAGTCGATCAGCCGCTGCAGCATCGGGTACGCGTCCTCGAGCGTGCGCGCCGGATCCTCCCCGCGCTGCTGGCTGAACGCGATCACCGCGTCGACGATCCGCGCGGGCGAGCGGAAGCGCTCGAGCAGGTCCGCGGACGGCTCGTCGACGACGCGGGAGCCGCTGCGCGCGCCGGGACGGGTGACGAGGAACTCGTCGTCGGGCGCGTCGAGCGCGCGCCGCAGCTCGGGCGACAGCTCCACGACCGGCACGATGGTCACGTCAGGCGGGACCACGAACACGTCGGTGATCGTCCCGGTGCTCATGCCTGCCTCCAGATCGCCTGGGTCGGTGCCCACGTGGCCGGGTCCACGCCCTCGAGGCGGATCCGCTCGAGGGCGTACCGCCACGGCTCACCGCCCGCTCCTGCGCGTGCGCTGAGCACCGCCGCGGCGAGCCGTACGCACAGCCACAGCCGCCAGCTCTCGTGCCCCTGCAGCCCGGTCGTCTGCGCGTGCGCGGGCGGGTCCGTGCCCCACGACAGCAGGCCCGCGGGGTCGATCTCGGCGGTGAACGGCACGCCGTGCGCGGGAACGCCGTCGAGGCGCTCCCGTAGGCGCTCACCCGCGACGGCGAGCCGCTCGAACCGGTCGAAGTAGGCGACCAGCTTGTCCGGGCGCAGCACGCCGTCGACGTCCGCGCCGACCTTGAACGCGGCGGCGCGCGTCTCGGCGAGCACGTCGACGACATCCGGCAGCACGTCGACGAGCACGTCGGGTTGCGGGCTGACGTACAGCTTGAAGGTGCCATCGCCGTGGTCGTGCTCCGGCGGTGCGCCCCACGACAGCCACGGCGACTCGTTGTCGGTGGTCCTCGTCGCCGTCCAGCGTCGCCCGATCGTGCGCGTCAACGGCATTCCGGCGGCGACGCCGAGCTGCTCGGCCAGCGCCGCCCGCGTGGGCAGCCGTCGCCGCCACAGCGGGGTGAGCGGCAACCGGTTGTAGCTGTACAGGCGCCCGGCCAGCACGGTCGTGTCGTCCAGCTCGAGCCGTTGGCCGTAGTGGAGCGCGGCGACCGACAGCGCGGCGATCCGCCCGTCTCCGTTCGCCGGCTCCGGCGGCGGCGCCAGCAGCGCCAGCGCCTCCGCGCCGGCGACGAAGCGTCCGCCGGCATCGATCTCCAGCACCCCGTCGAGCACGAGCCGCGTGACGGTCGGACGCAGGTCCGCGCCGAGCAGCGAGTGCACGTACCGGGGCAGCCGGCCGGGAGTGCGCAGCGTGAGGTACAGCAGCGCCGTGTCCCGGTCGATCGCCTTCGGATGCCGCCCCGGGCCGGGCGTCCGCGGGAGCAGGACCCCGTACAGGTCGGGGTCCTCCTCCGCCAGGCCGAGGGCAGCCCGCTGATCGGCCCCGAGCCGGTCCACCAGGATCAGCTCGAACGCGTCGTTGGCGCGGAAGTCCGACGCCGCGATCCTGTCGAGCACCGAGTCGATCAGCGCCTCCGCCTAGCCGTCCTGGAGCTTCTTCTTGCGCTCGGCGAGCTCCGCCAGCGCCTCGTTGAGCTGGCCCTCGAGCGCCTCGATCGCCTCCACGCTCTGCGGCGCCATCTGCTCCTTGAGCGCCTCCTCCTGCACCTCGACCTCCTTGAGCGCTTGCTGCAGCTGCGCCTTCAGCGCGGCGAGCCCTTCGGGTCCCTCCAGCGGATCGATGATCGAGCCGCGGCACGCGATCGTGCCGGGGCAGATCGTGCCGCCGAGGCACCCCGAGCCGGCCGGGCAGTGCGAGCCGAGGTCGCAGATCGAGCCGATCTTGCAGATGGTGTTGCCGGGGCAGATCGTGCCGCCCGCGCACAAGGTCACGCCCGCGCACAGCGACTCACCCGCGCACGAGACGAGCTGCGAGCAGCCGTCGCAGAACGTCGGCGACCCGCACAGCGTGCCGCCGGCGCAGGAGATCGCCACCGAGCAGCCGCCGCAGTGCGTCGGCGAGAGGCACAGGGAGTGCCCCGCGCACGAGACGGCGATCGAGCACGCCCCACAGGCGGTCGGCGCCGCGCACAGCGTGGGGCTCGCGCACAGCGTGCCACCCGGGCACAAGGATGGTGTGCCGCAGTTGCTCCCTGCGGGGCACAGCGAGGGTGTCCTGCAGAGCGTGCCCACCGGGCACGGCGCAGCGACTCCTCCTACCGCCTGGACATCGGGAACGACGTTGATGACCAGGTCCCGGACACGGAAAGCCATAAGCCCACTCTCCCTTCGCGGTGACGCGGTTGTCGCTCGACCCTACAGGCGTTCACCGATCGGTAGGGATTTCTTTTTCATACTCCGGAATCCGGGCTGACCGTGCCCCGCCACCGACCGACGGCGGCGGGGCGGCCGGATCAGCGTCGCGCGGTCTTGGCCCTGGCCTTCTGCCTCGTCTTGATCTTGCGCTTGGCGGACGGCTTGCGCTTCGCCTGTGGCTTGGCCTTCACCGGCGGCTTGCCCACGGCCGGAGCGGGCGGCGCGAACGCGGGCGCCTGGACCGGCAGCGCCGCCGCCGGCGCTTCGGGCGCCGCCGCGACCGTGGTCGTCTTCGGCGCCGCGGTGCCCGTGCGGCGAACGGTCACGGCCGCCGCGCCGTAGGTCGGGACGTAGCCGCCGGTGACCGCGCCGAACGTGCCGGCGACCGCGCCGGTGAT is a genomic window containing:
- a CDS encoding lanthionine synthetase LanC family protein, which encodes MSTGTITDVFVVPPDVTIVPVVELSPELRRALDAPDDEFLVTRPGARSGSRVVDEPSADLLERFRSPARIVDAVIAFSQQRGEDPARTLEDAYPMLQRLIDSGVLVAADSGREAAIGLSLMPGDRFAGWEVVAPIQVLEDTELHQVRGDDGTVAALKLFVAAGRPHVARLAAREAALLEHLAGDPAPRLLAAGEEGGRPYLVLEWIVGVPARVAADELRREDARAELAGLCCAITDAYVRLHARGALHSDVHPDNLLVGPDGAVRLLDFGVARLPDSADPLLALAPRAGIPFYFEPEYASAVRGGQHAPPSSFAGEQHALATLLYVLATGAHPHEFALEQGELLRQIAEDPPQPFTAAGVAPWPELEAVLATCLAKRPEDRLPDVAALARALDGVVRTAHPAVARPVELGHAHALVDAVLARVGPDGPFFPTGLPVAPTSSVNYGAAGIAYALYRLAGLRAEPELLALADVWCTRALAHRGDDDAWTSDEIELTAGTVGPISALHTAAGAWCVAALVAHARGDAYGALAAVQGFIDASVAPCANLDLTLGRASTLLACAQLLEALGPDMPALIALGDQTLTGIWAELDAYASVSSAPELRYLGIAHGWAGILYATLRWTAVTRSAPPDTLPGRLEELAQLAEPHRRGCRWPVVAGGREHMTGWCNGSAGHVYLWALADQVYRDPRFGALAHGAAWNAWEADDQIGQLCCGRGGRAYALLALHRHTGDAAWLHRARVLASRAAAQITPAESEGRVDSLYKGSVGIALLAAEQADPDLARMPFFEAHGWPAAKLDKADPET